From one Alphaproteobacteria bacterium genomic stretch:
- the yacG gene encoding DNA gyrase inhibitor YacG, which yields MPSAKIHSLPRRKTGCPICGKPPAPDLAPFCSTRCRDVDLARWFGETYAIPAVEADDDERGQPEPDGAAD from the coding sequence ATGCCGTCCGCCAAGATCCACAGCCTGCCCCGGCGCAAGACCGGCTGTCCGATCTGCGGCAAGCCGCCCGCGCCCGATCTCGCCCCGTTCTGCTCGACGCGTTGCCGCGACGTCGACCTGGCGCGCTGGTTCGGCGAGACCTATGCCATCCCCGCCGTCGAGGCGGACGACGACGAGCGTGGGCAGCCGGAGCCGGACGGAGCCGCCGACTGA
- a CDS encoding arsenate reductase ArsC: MRAAERPIHVVTAPGVARIARPDSVLFACTRNAIRSPMAEGLLKALHPQRIYVDSVGVREGEVDGFAIAVMAEIGIDISGHRAKTFEQLQDTYFDLIVTLSPEAQHSAVELTRTMACDVELWPTVDPSIVEGSREVRLEAYRQVRDQLRRRIGARFPVEPAPELT; encoded by the coding sequence ATGCGCGCGGCTGAGCGGCCGATCCACGTCGTCACCGCGCCCGGCGTCGCCCGGATCGCGCGGCCCGACAGCGTGCTGTTCGCCTGTACCCGCAACGCGATCCGCTCGCCGATGGCCGAGGGCCTGCTCAAGGCGCTGCATCCGCAGCGCATCTATGTGGATTCCGTCGGCGTGCGGGAGGGCGAGGTCGACGGCTTCGCGATCGCGGTGATGGCCGAGATCGGCATCGACATCTCCGGCCATCGCGCCAAGACCTTCGAGCAGCTGCAGGACACCTATTTCGACCTGATCGTCACGCTGTCGCCGGAGGCCCAGCACAGCGCGGTGGAGCTGACCCGGACCATGGCCTGCGACGTGGAGCTGTGGCCGACCGTCGACCCGTCGATCGTCGAGGGCAGCCGCGAGGTGCGGCTGGAGGCCTACCGCCAGGTCCGCGACCAGCTGCGCAGGCGGATCGGCGCCCGCTTTCCGGTCGAACCGGCGCCGGAGCTGACGTGA
- the dcd gene encoding dCTP deaminase, whose protein sequence is MPDSWIGRMAREAGMIDPFVERLSRDGVISYGLSSYGYDARVSPEFKIFTNVDSAVVDPKNFSTASFVERTADVCIIPPNSFALARTVEYFRVPRDVLVICLGKSTYARCGIIVNVTPLEPEWEGHVTLEFSNTTPLPAKVYANEGACQFIFLKADAPCDISYRDRQGKYQGQTGVTLPRL, encoded by the coding sequence ATGCCCGACAGCTGGATCGGCCGGATGGCCCGCGAGGCCGGCATGATCGACCCGTTCGTCGAACGGCTGAGCCGCGACGGCGTGATCTCCTACGGCCTGTCGTCCTACGGCTACGACGCGCGGGTATCGCCGGAGTTCAAGATCTTCACCAACGTCGACAGCGCGGTGGTCGACCCGAAGAACTTCTCGACCGCCAGCTTCGTCGAACGCACCGCGGACGTGTGCATCATCCCGCCGAACAGCTTCGCCCTGGCCCGCACGGTGGAGTATTTCCGGGTGCCGCGCGACGTGCTGGTGATCTGCCTGGGCAAGTCGACCTATGCCCGCTGCGGCATCATCGTCAACGTCACCCCGCTGGAGCCCGAGTGGGAAGGCCACGTCACGCTGGAATTCTCCAACACCACGCCGCTGCCGGCCAAGGTCTATGCCAACGAGGGGGCGTGCCAGTTCATTTTCTTGAAGGCGGACGCCCCCTGTGACATCTCCTACCGGGATCGGCAGGGCAAGTACCAGGGCCAGACCGGCGTGACGCTGCCCCGCCTGTAG
- a CDS encoding Maf family nucleotide pyrophosphatase, with product MTAARAGLVLASASPRRRDLLAQIGVVPDAVDPADVDESPLPRELPRDHAARLACAKAAAVAARHPGDFVLGADTVVACGRRLLPKAEDEAAARACLALLSGRNHRVYGGICLVTPAGRRIGRVVETRVAFKRLSAAEIAAYLESGEWRGKAGGYAIQGRAAAFVIRVNGSYSNVVGLGLYETATLLDGAGWHRGR from the coding sequence GTGACGGCCGCCCGCGCCGGCCTGGTGCTGGCCTCGGCGTCGCCGCGCCGGCGCGACCTGCTGGCCCAGATCGGCGTGGTGCCGGATGCGGTCGACCCCGCCGATGTCGACGAGAGCCCGCTGCCGCGCGAGCTGCCGCGCGACCACGCGGCGCGGCTCGCCTGCGCCAAGGCCGCGGCAGTGGCCGCGCGCCACCCCGGCGACTTCGTGCTCGGCGCCGATACCGTCGTCGCCTGCGGCCGGCGCCTCCTGCCCAAGGCCGAGGACGAGGCGGCCGCGCGCGCCTGCCTGGCGCTGCTGTCGGGCCGCAACCACCGGGTCTATGGCGGAATCTGCCTGGTCACGCCCGCCGGCCGCCGCATCGGCCGCGTGGTCGAGACCCGGGTCGCCTTCAAACGGCTGTCGGCGGCCGAGATCGCCGCCTATCTGGAAAGCGGGGAATGGCGCGGCAAGGCCGGCGGCTATGCCATCCAGGGGCGCGCCGCCGCCTTCGTCATCCGGGTCAACGGCTCCTACAGCAACGTCGTCGGCCTCGGCCTCTACGAAACCGCGACGCTGCTCGACGGCGCGGGCTGGCACCGTGGCCGCTGA
- a CDS encoding UPF0262 family protein, with amino-acid sequence MGDDGHFLTSVRLADSLPMPPDPDLAHEIRVAIYDLVEENSFRPANGARGPFDLVVGLEESRLVLLIATADGGGEGRLSLPLVSLRRLIKDYGIVCDSYVEAIRSMSPSQIEAIDMGRRGLHNEAGELLRDKLAAHVAVDLATARRLFTLVYALLRRR; translated from the coding sequence ATGGGCGACGACGGCCACTTCCTGACCAGCGTCCGCCTGGCGGACAGCCTGCCGATGCCGCCCGACCCGGACCTGGCCCACGAGATCAGGGTCGCGATCTACGACCTGGTCGAGGAGAACAGCTTCCGGCCGGCCAACGGCGCCCGCGGGCCGTTCGACCTGGTGGTCGGCCTGGAGGAGAGCCGGCTGGTGCTGCTGATCGCCACCGCCGACGGCGGCGGCGAGGGCCGGCTGTCGCTGCCGCTGGTCTCGCTGCGCCGGCTGATCAAGGACTACGGCATCGTCTGCGACAGCTACGTCGAGGCGATCCGCTCGATGTCGCCGAGCCAGATCGAGGCGATCGACATGGGCCGGCGCGGCCTGCACAACGAGGCCGGCGAGCTGCTGCGCGACAAGCTGGCGGCGCATGTCGCGGTCGACCTGGCCACCGCGCGGCGCCTGTTCACCCTGGTCTACGCCCTGCTGCGGCGGCGTTGA
- a CDS encoding Crp/Fnr family transcriptional regulator, translated as MVDPAPASPYALLAGTPAERTLARGAALFHAGDAVTDMFFVRAGALTLQRVLADGRVVPVGRAGAGETVAEASLFAERYHCDCVAAADSTVVACRKVEVLASLTASPQRALRLLRHMAGEVQDLRRRVEVLSQPGAAGRILAYVAAHAEAGGGAWAMDRTWKAVAAELALSHEALYRALARLERAGRLIRDGSTVRLDG; from the coding sequence ATGGTCGATCCAGCGCCCGCATCGCCCTACGCCCTCCTGGCCGGCACCCCCGCCGAGCGCACCCTTGCGCGGGGTGCCGCGCTGTTCCACGCCGGCGACGCGGTCACCGACATGTTCTTCGTGCGCGCCGGGGCGCTGACGCTGCAGCGGGTGCTGGCCGACGGCCGGGTGGTGCCGGTCGGCCGCGCCGGCGCCGGCGAGACGGTGGCCGAGGCCTCGCTGTTCGCCGAACGCTATCACTGCGATTGCGTCGCCGCGGCCGACAGCACGGTCGTCGCCTGCCGCAAGGTCGAGGTGCTGGCCTCGCTGACCGCCTCGCCGCAGCGGGCGTTGCGGCTGCTGCGGCACATGGCCGGCGAGGTGCAGGACCTGCGCCGCCGGGTCGAGGTGCTGAGCCAGCCCGGCGCCGCCGGCCGCATCCTCGCCTATGTGGCCGCGCATGCCGAGGCCGGCGGCGGCGCCTGGGCGATGGACCGGACCTGGAAGGCGGTGGCGGCGGAACTGGCCCTGAGCCATGAGGCGCTGTATCGGGCGCTGGCCCGGCTCGAGCGCGCGGGCCGGCTGATCCGGGACGGAAGCACGGTGCGCCTGGACGGCTGA
- the hisG gene encoding ATP phosphoribosyltransferase — MLTPPAVRPPDSIVFALPKGRILAELRPLMMSAGLHPSASFDDPDDRALQFASNVDNLSLVRVRSFDVASFVAFGAADIGVCGNDVLAEFDYSEVYAPLDLGIGRCRMAVACPRALIDADEPERWSHIRVATKYPEITRRHFARRGVQAECIKLSGAMELAPRLGMCRRIVDLVESGSTLRANGLVEVETIMQVSSRLIVNRAALKTRPQAIGAWIERFRRACAERDGAGPPAG, encoded by the coding sequence ATGCTGACGCCGCCCGCGGTCAGGCCGCCGGACAGCATCGTCTTCGCCCTGCCCAAGGGCCGCATCCTCGCCGAGCTGCGCCCGCTGATGATGTCGGCCGGGTTGCACCCGAGCGCCAGCTTCGACGACCCGGACGACCGTGCGCTGCAGTTCGCCAGCAACGTCGACAACCTGTCGCTGGTGCGCGTGCGCAGCTTCGACGTCGCCAGCTTCGTCGCCTTCGGCGCGGCCGACATCGGGGTGTGCGGCAACGACGTGCTGGCCGAGTTCGACTATTCCGAGGTCTATGCGCCGCTGGACCTGGGTATCGGCCGCTGCCGCATGGCGGTGGCCTGCCCGCGCGCGCTGATCGACGCGGACGAGCCCGAGCGCTGGAGCCACATCCGCGTCGCCACCAAGTACCCGGAGATCACGCGGCGCCATTTCGCCCGCCGCGGGGTGCAGGCCGAGTGCATCAAGCTGAGCGGCGCGATGGAGCTGGCTCCGCGGCTGGGCATGTGCCGGCGCATCGTCGACCTGGTCGAGTCCGGCTCCACCCTGCGCGCCAACGGGCTGGTCGAGGTGGAGACGATCATGCAGGTGTCCTCCCGCCTGATCGTGAACCGGGCCGCGCTGAAGACGCGTCCGCAGGCGATCGGCGCGTGGATCGAACGCTTCCGCCGGGCCTGCGCCGAACGCGACGGCGCCGGTCCGCCAGCCGGATGA
- a CDS encoding O-antigen ligase family protein, whose protein sequence is MVAPAIATGVAAGGRRAAWAHRIAMLGFAAAGPLAVMASKALWTAGVVVALARIVGWLDVDRRAAAGAWFRDLGRLQLLWPLALLALASAVWALDPARSLERGLRLFLEFAVGATMLGLAVEAGPDAARRLVGAAAVGLIAGAAIGTADIWLSGGIMFWAHDAPPTAFAYGRSAAFVALATLPVGILCWLHGRAALGLAAVAAGLLFVLNTFNETAQLAMIPAALAAALALWRWTRPLPVLAFAVVLLAMPAVLPVRMDGAIGCTLMEAKLSLVHRLGIWNYADTLIAEKPLLGWGLEAARDVPGGTDRYAMPACANVTDSAESLAQRMPLHPHDFALNLWLELGAVGAFLGLCVVAGWTRALARLPARRAMGFAATAGGAFLPATISFGMWQGWWITSLFLVAALCCLAPQATPASAGGPPAAR, encoded by the coding sequence ATGGTGGCACCCGCCATCGCGACCGGCGTCGCAGCGGGCGGACGCCGCGCCGCATGGGCCCACCGGATCGCCATGCTCGGCTTCGCCGCGGCCGGCCCGCTGGCGGTGATGGCGTCGAAGGCGCTGTGGACCGCCGGCGTCGTGGTCGCCCTGGCGCGCATCGTCGGCTGGCTCGACGTCGACCGGCGCGCGGCCGCCGGCGCCTGGTTCCGCGACCTCGGCCGGCTGCAGCTGCTGTGGCCGCTGGCCCTGCTCGCGCTGGCCTCCGCCGTCTGGGCGCTGGACCCGGCCCGCAGCCTGGAGCGCGGCCTGCGCCTGTTCCTGGAGTTCGCCGTCGGCGCCACCATGCTGGGGCTGGCGGTCGAGGCCGGGCCCGACGCGGCACGCCGCCTGGTCGGCGCCGCCGCCGTCGGCCTGATCGCCGGCGCGGCGATCGGCACGGCCGACATCTGGCTGTCGGGCGGGATCATGTTCTGGGCGCACGACGCCCCGCCGACCGCCTTCGCCTATGGCCGCAGCGCCGCCTTCGTCGCGCTGGCGACGCTGCCGGTCGGCATCCTGTGCTGGCTGCACGGCCGCGCCGCGCTCGGGCTCGCCGCCGTCGCCGCCGGCCTCCTGTTCGTGCTCAACACCTTCAACGAGACCGCCCAGCTGGCGATGATCCCGGCCGCGCTCGCCGCCGCGCTCGCCCTGTGGCGCTGGACCCGGCCGCTGCCGGTGCTGGCGTTCGCGGTAGTGCTGCTGGCGATGCCGGCGGTGCTGCCGGTGCGGATGGACGGCGCCATCGGCTGCACGCTGATGGAGGCCAAGCTCAGCCTGGTCCACCGGCTCGGCATCTGGAACTACGCCGACACGCTGATCGCCGAGAAGCCGCTGCTGGGCTGGGGCCTGGAGGCTGCGCGCGACGTGCCCGGCGGCACCGACCGCTATGCCATGCCGGCCTGCGCGAACGTGACCGACAGCGCCGAGAGCCTGGCCCAGCGCATGCCGCTGCACCCGCACGACTTCGCGCTGAACCTGTGGCTGGAGCTGGGCGCGGTCGGCGCCTTCCTCGGGCTGTGCGTCGTGGCCGGCTGGACCCGCGCGCTGGCCCGGCTGCCGGCGCGCCGCGCCATGGGCTTCGCCGCCACCGCCGGCGGCGCCTTCCTGCCCGCGACGATCAGCTTCGGCATGTGGCAGGGCTGGTGGATCACCAGCCTGTTCCTGGTCGCCGCCCTGTGCTGCCTGGCGCCGCAGGCGACGCCCGCAAGTGCAGGCGGCCCGCCCGCCGCGCGTTGA
- a CDS encoding Tm-1-like ATP-binding domain-containing protein — MGTLYVIGTMDTKADELLYAKACAEAAGVGAVLVDVGTRGGDARADVAAAAVAACHPDGAAAVLGLDDRGRAVTAMAEALSAFLAARGDVGGVLGLGGSGNTALVTQAMRSLPIGLPKLMLSTVASGNVAAYVGPNDIAMVYSVVDIAGLNAISRRIIGNAAHAAAGMVRHPVPASPADRPAVGLTMFGVTTACVTAVRRALEDRFETVVFHATGTGGQSMEKLADSGFFAALIDLTTTEVADFLVGGVFPCTDDRFGAAIRTRLPYVGSVGAVDMVNFGPRETVPAAYAGRCLHVHNAQVTLMRTTAQENEAIGRFIVARLNRMEGPVRFLLPLRGVSALDAPGQPFHDPAADAALFAAIRAGWRDGANRQLIAVDAHVNDAAFARAAVDAFAAVRAAGAG, encoded by the coding sequence ATCGGCACGCTCTACGTCATCGGCACGATGGACACCAAGGCGGACGAGCTGCTGTACGCCAAGGCCTGTGCCGAGGCGGCCGGCGTCGGCGCGGTGCTGGTCGACGTCGGCACCCGCGGCGGCGATGCGCGTGCCGATGTCGCTGCGGCGGCGGTCGCCGCCTGCCATCCCGACGGCGCCGCCGCGGTGCTCGGCCTCGACGACCGTGGCCGGGCGGTGACGGCAATGGCGGAGGCGCTGTCGGCGTTCCTCGCCGCACGCGGCGACGTCGGCGGCGTGCTCGGGCTCGGCGGGTCCGGCAACACCGCGCTGGTCACCCAGGCGATGCGCAGCCTGCCGATCGGGCTGCCCAAGCTGATGCTGTCCACCGTCGCCTCCGGCAACGTCGCCGCCTATGTCGGCCCCAACGACATCGCGATGGTCTATTCGGTGGTCGATATCGCCGGCCTCAACGCCATCTCCCGCCGCATCATCGGCAACGCCGCCCACGCCGCCGCCGGCATGGTGCGCCACCCGGTCCCCGCCTCGCCGGCGGACCGGCCGGCCGTCGGCCTGACCATGTTCGGCGTCACCACCGCATGCGTCACCGCGGTGCGACGCGCGCTGGAGGACCGGTTCGAGACGGTGGTGTTCCATGCGACCGGCACCGGCGGCCAGTCGATGGAGAAGCTGGCGGATTCGGGCTTCTTCGCCGCTCTGATCGATCTGACCACTACCGAGGTGGCGGATTTTCTGGTCGGTGGCGTCTTTCCGTGCACCGACGACCGCTTCGGCGCGGCGATCCGCACGCGCCTGCCCTATGTCGGCTCGGTCGGCGCGGTCGACATGGTCAATTTCGGCCCGCGCGAGACGGTGCCGGCGGCCTATGCCGGCCGGTGCCTGCACGTGCACAACGCCCAGGTCACGCTGATGCGCACCACCGCGCAGGAGAACGAGGCCATCGGCCGCTTCATCGTCGCCCGCCTCAACCGCATGGAGGGGCCGGTGCGCTTCCTGCTGCCGCTGCGCGGCGTCTCCGCCCTCGACGCGCCGGGCCAGCCGTTCCACGACCCCGCGGCCGACGCCGCCCTGTTCGCCGCGATCCGCGCCGGCTGGCGCGACGGCGCCAACCGGCAGCTCATCGCGGTCGACGCCCATGTCAACGACGCCGCCTTCGCCCGGGCGGCGGTGGACGCCTTCGCCGCGGTGCGCGCCGCCGGCGCCGGCTGA
- a CDS encoding DUF2948 family protein, whose amino-acid sequence MAKDTPLKLLATDADDLAVISAMLQDALVPVTEMSWRAGDGRFALVANRFRWEGAPDRDRQGAIRERVHAGLCFEQVRKVSRRGFDPRHGAGLLSLLAIRCEAGADGETVVELTFAGGPEVRLQVARIACHLEDIDQPWPTRHLPAHPDTGAEG is encoded by the coding sequence ATGGCGAAGGACACGCCGCTGAAGCTGCTGGCCACGGATGCCGACGACCTCGCGGTGATCTCCGCCATGCTGCAGGACGCGCTGGTGCCGGTGACCGAGATGAGCTGGCGCGCCGGCGACGGCCGCTTCGCGCTGGTCGCCAACCGCTTCCGCTGGGAAGGCGCGCCCGACCGCGACAGGCAGGGCGCGATCCGCGAGCGCGTCCACGCCGGCCTGTGCTTCGAGCAGGTGCGCAAGGTCAGCCGGCGCGGCTTCGACCCGAGGCACGGCGCGGGCCTGCTGTCGCTGCTGGCAATCCGCTGCGAGGCGGGCGCGGACGGCGAGACCGTCGTGGAGCTGACCTTCGCCGGCGGACCGGAGGTCCGGCTGCAGGTCGCGCGCATCGCCTGCCACCTGGAGGACATCGACCAGCCCTGGCCGACGCGCCACCTGCCGGCGCACCCCGATACCGGCGCCGAGGGCTGA
- the murA gene encoding UDP-N-acetylglucosamine 1-carboxyvinyltransferase: MDQIIIKGGRPLKGRIEVSGAKNAALPLLTASLLTEETLTLSNLPHLADITTLVSLLTQLGVSFELNGHAPNGGHTGRVVSATAKTITSTTAPYDLVRKMRASVLVLGPLLARCGIARVSMPGGCAIGARPVDLHVAALEDLGATIELNEGYVEARAPNGLVGAEITFPKVSVGATENLLMAATLARGTTVLNNAAREPEVTDLAHCLQAMGAQIDGVGSDRLEIQGVDRLHAAEHAVVADRIELGTYMMAAAVTRGDVELVGGNLDLVRAPVQVLREAGVRVEPTAGGVHVALENGALTGVDVMTEPFPGFPTDLQAQFMALMTTAGGAAMITETIFENRFMHVPELARMGANINLHGSSAMVRGVNRLKGAPVMATDLRASVSLVLAALAAEGESTIHRVYHLDRGYERLEQKLAACGAEIARVRESG; this comes from the coding sequence ATGGACCAGATCATCATCAAGGGCGGCAGGCCGCTGAAAGGCCGGATCGAGGTCAGCGGCGCCAAGAACGCGGCGTTGCCGCTGCTGACGGCCAGCCTGCTGACCGAGGAAACGCTGACGCTGTCCAACCTGCCGCACCTGGCCGACATCACCACCCTGGTCAGCCTGCTGACCCAGCTTGGCGTCAGCTTCGAGCTCAACGGCCACGCGCCGAACGGCGGCCACACCGGCCGGGTGGTCTCGGCGACCGCGAAGACGATCACCTCCACCACCGCGCCCTACGACCTGGTGCGCAAGATGCGCGCCTCGGTGCTGGTGCTGGGGCCGCTGCTGGCGCGCTGCGGCATCGCGCGGGTGTCGATGCCCGGCGGCTGCGCCATCGGCGCACGCCCGGTCGACCTGCACGTGGCCGCGCTGGAGGACCTGGGCGCCACCATCGAGCTGAACGAGGGCTATGTCGAGGCGCGGGCGCCGAACGGACTGGTCGGGGCGGAGATCACCTTCCCCAAGGTCTCGGTCGGCGCGACCGAGAACCTGCTGATGGCGGCGACCCTGGCCCGCGGCACCACCGTGCTGAACAACGCCGCGCGCGAGCCCGAGGTCACCGACCTGGCCCACTGCCTGCAGGCGATGGGCGCGCAGATCGACGGCGTCGGCAGCGACCGGCTGGAAATCCAGGGCGTCGACCGCCTGCACGCGGCCGAGCACGCCGTGGTCGCCGACCGCATCGAGCTCGGCACCTACATGATGGCGGCCGCGGTCACCCGCGGCGACGTCGAGCTGGTCGGCGGCAACCTGGACCTGGTGCGCGCGCCGGTGCAGGTGCTGCGCGAGGCGGGGGTGAGGGTGGAGCCGACCGCCGGCGGCGTCCACGTCGCGCTGGAGAACGGGGCGCTGACCGGCGTCGACGTGATGACCGAGCCGTTCCCCGGCTTCCCGACCGACCTGCAGGCGCAGTTCATGGCGCTGATGACCACGGCCGGCGGGGCGGCGATGATCACCGAGACCATCTTCGAGAACCGCTTCATGCACGTGCCGGAGCTGGCGCGGATGGGCGCGAACATCAACCTGCACGGCTCGTCGGCGATGGTGCGCGGGGTCAACCGGCTGAAGGGCGCGCCGGTGATGGCCACCGACCTGCGCGCGTCGGTGTCGCTGGTGCTGGCCGCGCTGGCCGCCGAGGGCGAATCGACCATCCACCGGGTCTATCACCTGGACCGCGGCTATGAGCGGCTGGAACAGAAGCTGGCCGCCTGCGGCGCCGAGATCGCCCGCGTGCGCGAAAGCGGCTGA
- a CDS encoding alpha/beta fold hydrolase yields MTVDDEIFDCGDVRLQSGATLRDAKLAYKTFGTLNADKSNVIVYPTWYSGQHTDNEWLIGAGMALDPAKYFIIIPNMFGNGLSSSPSNTPEPYNAARFPHFTPYDNVRQQHRLVTERFGIEKIRLVTGWSMGALQTFHWAVLYPDMMQAIAPFCGSARCSRHNFVFLEGVKAALTADAAWNGGWYTEKPNRGLRAMARVYAGWGFSQDFYRAELDIQTLGFSSLEDFLVAFWEGFFLSRDANNLLAMLWTWQHGDIAANELYGGDFKKALGAIKARAYVMPGQTDLYFPVADSEIEVANMPNAELIPIPSIWGHFAGGPGTNPDDVRFLDDKLKELLAG; encoded by the coding sequence ATGACCGTCGACGACGAGATCTTCGATTGCGGCGACGTGCGCCTGCAGAGCGGCGCGACGCTGCGCGACGCCAAGCTAGCTTACAAGACCTTCGGCACCCTGAACGCCGACAAGAGCAACGTGATCGTCTACCCGACCTGGTATTCCGGCCAGCACACCGACAACGAATGGCTGATCGGCGCGGGCATGGCGCTCGACCCGGCGAAATACTTCATCATCATCCCGAACATGTTCGGCAACGGGCTGTCGTCTTCGCCGAGCAACACGCCGGAGCCGTACAACGCCGCGCGCTTTCCCCACTTCACGCCGTACGACAACGTCCGCCAGCAGCACCGGCTGGTGACCGAGCGCTTCGGCATCGAGAAGATCCGGCTGGTCACCGGCTGGTCGATGGGCGCGCTGCAGACCTTTCACTGGGCGGTGCTCTATCCCGACATGATGCAGGCGATCGCGCCGTTCTGCGGTTCGGCCCGGTGCTCGCGGCACAATTTCGTGTTCCTCGAGGGCGTGAAGGCGGCGCTGACCGCCGACGCCGCCTGGAACGGCGGCTGGTACACCGAGAAGCCGAACCGCGGCCTGCGCGCGATGGCCAGGGTCTATGCCGGCTGGGGCTTCAGCCAGGACTTCTATCGCGCCGAGCTCGACATCCAGACGCTGGGCTTCTCGTCGCTGGAGGATTTCCTGGTCGCGTTCTGGGAGGGGTTCTTCCTGTCGCGCGACGCCAACAACCTGCTGGCGATGCTGTGGACCTGGCAGCACGGCGACATCGCCGCCAACGAGCTCTACGGCGGCGACTTCAAAAAGGCGCTGGGCGCGATCAAGGCCCGCGCCTACGTCATGCCGGGCCAGACCGACCTCTATTTCCCGGTCGCCGACAGCGAGATCGAGGTGGCCAACATGCCGAACGCGGAGCTGATCCCGATCCCGTCGATCTGGGGCCATTTCGCCGGCGGGCCGGGCACCAACCCGGACGACGTCCGGTTCCTCGACGACAAGCTCAAGGAGCTGCTGGCGGGGTGA
- a CDS encoding ribonuclease E/G: protein MAADPVRAEALLIERVDGVLAAALIRGGALDDLLVQPEDAAGPGSVLVGRVSRIETGMAAAFVDVGMARHALLRARDLDRALRDRPIDRALHEGQMLAVQLVHPGYDDKGPRVIARLDPALAGEAAGKAAGTPLRRPDNLAAALAAFGPAAPAAIVVADPVMRLQAERAAAATGLDAAVEVDRDGRPLERCDARGAIAGALDREVPLAGGGRLTFDPTRALMAVDVDAGAGARDLAACNRAAAGAIARQLRIRNSAGVIVIDFIDVADPGQRQAVETALRAAVAPDRAGCSLAGFGPLGLYEMTRRRRGAALADCWPGAHA, encoded by the coding sequence GTGGCCGCTGATCCTGTCCGGGCCGAGGCGTTGCTGATCGAGCGGGTCGACGGTGTGCTGGCGGCCGCGCTGATTCGCGGCGGCGCGCTCGACGACCTGCTGGTCCAGCCGGAGGACGCGGCCGGTCCAGGCAGCGTGCTGGTCGGCCGGGTCAGCCGGATCGAGACGGGCATGGCCGCCGCCTTCGTCGACGTCGGCATGGCCCGGCACGCCCTGCTGCGCGCCCGCGACCTCGACCGCGCGCTGCGCGACCGGCCGATCGACCGCGCGCTGCACGAGGGCCAGATGCTGGCCGTGCAGCTGGTCCATCCGGGCTATGACGACAAGGGCCCGCGGGTGATCGCCCGGCTCGACCCGGCGCTGGCCGGCGAGGCGGCGGGCAAGGCCGCCGGCACGCCGTTGCGCCGGCCCGACAACCTGGCCGCGGCGCTGGCGGCGTTCGGTCCGGCGGCGCCGGCCGCGATCGTCGTCGCCGACCCGGTGATGCGGCTGCAGGCCGAACGCGCGGCCGCCGCCACCGGCCTCGACGCCGCCGTCGAGGTCGACCGCGACGGCCGGCCGCTGGAGCGCTGCGATGCCCGCGGCGCGATCGCCGGGGCGCTGGACCGCGAGGTGCCGCTGGCCGGCGGCGGCCGGCTGACCTTCGACCCGACCCGCGCGCTCATGGCCGTCGATGTCGACGCCGGCGCCGGCGCGCGCGACCTCGCGGCCTGCAACCGCGCGGCGGCCGGCGCGATTGCCCGGCAGTTGCGGATACGCAATAGTGCCGGCGTGATCGTCATCGATTTCATCGACGTCGCCGATCCGGGCCAGCGCCAGGCGGTTGAGACCGCGCTGCGCGCCGCCGTGGCGCCCGACCGGGCCGGATGCAGCCTGGCCGGCTTCGGCCCGCTCGGCCTGTACGAGATGACCCGGCGGCGCCGCGGCGCGGCGCTCGCCGACTGCTGGCCCGGCGCGCACGCCTGA